The region GCGCGAGGGTTGCCCCCGCGAAGCGACTCGAGCGGCGCGCGGAGCGACGCGCGCACGGGGTCGGGAGAGGTCTCCACGAACCAGCGCTCCATCGACCGACGGAATCCGCCGGAGAGCGTGAGCGCTCCCCCTGCAATCAGGACCAGACAGAAGAAGACCGTTCGTCTGCGCATTCGACGAGCTCCTGGTGGGCTTCCCCTTCCGCCGCGACGAGGCGCGAAGCGGTGTGGAACAAGGGGGTGCGACCGCATGGGTTCGGAGGCGGCGACCCGCATCGGAACAGCCTCCCCGAACAGGGCCTCATTCTGCGTCACGGCGCAGGATCCTTCAGGAAATTGACAGGGATTCAAGCCCGTGCCCGTCGCCGCCGCCCCCCCTGCCCGGCTGAAGGAGAGGGCAGGCGAGCGGTGGAATCCACTCTGACTCGTTGCGAAGCCCCTCACCCGCATTGCCTTCCCGCAATGCGATCCGGGGAGAGGTGTGACGGAAAGAACGAGATCGAGCCGAGTCGACATGAAGACCGGCCATCGATGGAGCAACAAGGCCCAATGGATGAGATCAAGGCGACGATGCCGCCCACTTTCGCAGAGAAAGACCTCAACTACTATCTGCGCATGATTCGTGGCGACTTCGCCCAGCTCGAAGAGCCCGAGCCGCAGCCGGTTCGCGCCAGCAACGCGCCCGCGCAGAAGAACGTGGTCATCCTCATCAGCTCCCAGGCGCTCGGGGTCGGCAACGACGAGCTCGGCCGGCGCCTGCTGCGCCACTTCCTCGGCGGCGTCATCCACAACCGTGTGAAGCCGCGCGCCATCATCCTCACGAACACGGCCGTGCATCTCGCCGCCACCGAGGGCGACGTGCTGCACAAGCTCATCGTCCTCGAGGAGCAGGGCATCCGCATCATGCTGTGCGCCCTCTCCGTCGACGAGCTCGGCATCGAGGAGCAGATCAAGGTGGGCGCCATCGCCGACATGGACGCCATCGCCGATCTGCTGCTCTCGGCCTGGAAAGTGATCACGCTTTGACAGCTCACAGCCCTCAGGTCTCCATCGTCATTCCCACCTACAACGAGCGACACGGCATCGCCGGCCTCATCGACGGCATCATCGACCGCTTCGAGGCGGCCGGCATCGACGGCGAGATCGTGGTCGTTGACGACAACTCGCCGGACGGCACGTGGCAGATCTGCGAGGAGCTCGGCCAGACCCGTCCGGTGCGGGTGCTGCGCCGCGCCGGAAAGCTGGGCCTGTCGTCCGCGGTGATCGACGGCTTCGGGTGCGCTCGCGGCACGATTCTCGGCGTCATGGACGCCGACGGCAGCCACGACCCGGCGGCCCTTCCCCAGCTCATCGACGCCATCGCCCGCGACGACTACGACCTCGCCGTGGGAAGCCGCTACATCAGCGGCGGCCAGATCAAGGACTGGCCGCTGATCCGTCTGATCATCAGCAAGGGGG is a window of Pseudomonadota bacterium DNA encoding:
- a CDS encoding polyprenol monophosphomannose synthase — protein: MRPLRRRARHRGADQGGRHRRHGRHRRSAALGLESDHALTAHSPQVSIVIPTYNERHGIAGLIDGIIDRFEAAGIDGEIVVVDDNSPDGTWQICEELGQTRPVRVLRRAGKLGLSSAVIDGFGCARGTILGVMDADGSHDPAALPQLIDAIARDDYDLAVGSRYISGGQIKDWPLIRLIISKGAVLLASPLTPIRDITSGYFFMKRNVIDGVKLNPIGFKIGLEVFVKGRFTRYCEVPYTFVNRVEGKSKLTLKQMWEYVVQLFDLIRFRLFRRTSR